GTGTGCTCATTATTGATGACGTAATCACTGCGGGTACGGCTATTCGTGAGGTGATGGCACTGATCGAGCAGCATGGTGCAACACCGGCAGGTGTCGTCATTGCCCTGAACCGTCAGGAGAAAGGCAAGGGTGAGCTGTCAGCCATTCAGGAAGTTGAGCGTGACTACAGCATGCCTGTTGCCAGCATTATCAGTCTGGAGCAGATCGTCGAGTTTCTGGCTGAGCAGGGTGACAAGGAAGCAGAGCTTGCTGCCATTCGCCAGTATCGCCAAAGCTATGGCGTATAACGTGAGGTACAGGAGCCAGAAGGAATCTGGCTCCGCATTACTACTTATTTACTCTGGTCACACAGGGCTTGCGCTGTGCGAAGGTCCAGCGTGCCTTCGTAGATAGCACGGCCGGTGATGGCGCCAGCGATACCCTGATCGGCCACTTTCGCCAGTGCCTCGATATCACGCATGTCAGTAACACCACCAGAGGCGATAACCGGTAATCCTGACTGCTGTGCCAGGGCGACTGTCGCTTCCACATTCACACCCTGCATCATGCCGTCACGACTGATGTCGGTGTAAACAATGCTGTCGACGCCGTCATCGCGGAAACGTTTGGCCAGCTCTACCGCGGTAACGCTGGTCACTTCCGCCCAGCCATCAATGGCAACCATGCCATCCTTCGCATCCAGACCCACGATGATGTGACCCGGGAAACGCTTGCACATCTCAGTCACGAATTCGGGCTCCTTCACTGCCTTGGTGCCGATAATGACGTACTGCACGCCAGCAGCAAGATAGGCCTCAATAATCTCCTGGCTGCGGATGCCGCCACCAATCTGGATCGGCAGGTTGGGGAACGCCTTGGCAATGCGCTGGACGATATCACCATTCACTGGTTTACCGGCAAAGGCGCCATTCAGGTCGACCAGATGCAGGCGACGTGCGCCCTGTTCTACCCAGCGTCCAGCCATGTCGACGGGGTCACTGGAGAACACGGTGGAGTCATCCATGCGGCCCTGACGTAAACGTACGCACTGGCCATCTTTAAGATCTATTGCGGGAATTACCAGCATGATGTTCTCTTCACAAACTTGCTATCTTCACAGGTAAGCGGCCGGTTGCCGTATACCTTCAGGTTATGCGGGTTGGCCATTCCAGTGCAGGAAGTTTTTCAGCAATTGCAACCCTGCACTGTGGCTCTTCTCGGGGTGAAACTGCACCGCGAATACATTATCGCGGAACAGCGCGACGTCGAAATCCAGGCCATAGTGGCAGCGTCCGGCAACCTGCTCAGGCTGCTGAGCCTGAATATGGTAGCTGTGGACAAAGTAGAACCGGCTGTTTTGCTCAATACCCTGCCACAGAGGATGGTCGACGGTCTGTTTGACTTCGTTCCAGCCCATGTGAGGCACCTTCAGCTTTTCACCGCCCTCATCCTGCAGATGGTCACCAAAGAAGTGAGCCTTGCCGGGGAATATGCCCAGACAGTCATGGCCACCATTCTCTTCGCTGAACTCCATCAACAGCTGCACACCCACGCAGATACCCAGCAACGGCTTGCCTGATGCTGCAACCTGGTGTACCACCTGGTCCAGTCCAAGACGGGTCAGTTCGCCCATGCAGTCACGAATGGCACCGACGCCGGGCAGAATCACCCGGTCAGCACTCTCGATCACTGCTTTGTCGCTGGATACCAGCACTTGCTCACCGGGCTTGACGTGCTCTAGCGCTTTGGCAACCGAGTGAAGGTTGCCCATGCCATAGTCAATAACTGCAACCGAACTCATGATGGCTCCTTAAAGACAGCCTTTGGTGGAAGGCATGATGCCCTGCATGCGCTCGTCGGCAGTCAGAGCCATGCGCAAGGCGCGGCCAAAGGCTTTGAATACTGTTTCTGCCTGATGATGGCTGTTGTGGCCCTTGAGGTTATCGATATGGAGGGTCATCAGAGCGTGGTTGACGAACCCCTGGAAGAACTCAAAGAACAGCTCGGTATCCAGACCATTGATGCTTGCCCGGGTAAAGGGCACAGCAAAGTGCAGGCCTGGACGGCCAGAGAAATCAATAACGACACGCGACAGGGCTTCATCCAGCGGAACATAGGAATGGCCGTAGCGGGTGATGCCTTTCTTGTCACCAAGCGCTTTGCTGATGGCCTGGCCCATGGTGATGCCCAGATCTTCGACGGTGTGATGGGCATCAATATGCAGGTCGCCATTGGCATGGATGTCCAGGTCAATCAGTCCGTGTCGTGCCACCTGCTCAAGCATGTGGTCAAGAAAAGGAATGCCGGTAACTGATTTAAACTGTCCGCTGCCATCCAGGTTCACCGTTACGGTGATCTGGGTTTCCAGCGTATTGCGCGTCACACTGGCGGTACGCTCTGCCATGCCAGGCTCCCCTAGTATTGATCGTGAGTCGAGGTCAAATAAGCAAAAACAACATCGTCCGTCTGGAATTACCGCTGATTTTGCGAGGATGAAAGTATAAAGCCTTGTGCTTCGGGTTAGAACCGTTACTAACAAAAGCTATACGGCTTGGTAGATGCTTTGGCGTTGCGACAAGTGTGGCTGTCGATGCAATTGAGTGAGGGAACATGAAGGCAACAAAAATAATCCTGTGGTTGCTTGGGGCGCTGTTTGGCTTGCTGGCACTGGTGGTGATCTATCTGCTGGTCGCTTTTGATCCGAACGATTACCGCCAGCGCATCGGTGAGATGGTGCAGGATAAAACGGGACTGCAGCTCGAAATTAAAGGTCCGATGAGCTGGAGCTTGTTTCCGCAGTTTGCCATTACGCTGGAGGATGTACAGGCAGGCTATCCTGATCGTCCTACCGTGGCTACCTTGCAGCATGCCAGTGTCTCTATGGATGTGCCTGCACTCATCAGCGGGCGTTTGAGCCTGTCCGGCCTGATGGTAGATGGTCTGGTGCTGGATCTGAATCGCGACAAGACAGGTGCAAATAACTGGGACCGGCCTTCTGCAGCATCTTCACCTGCTGCCCGTTCCACCGCTGAGCCGGGCAGTCAACCGGCATCCTCCGCCAGCCGCTCCATGGCTTTGGCCATTGATGATATTGATCTGCAGAATGTGCAGGTCAACTATCACGACCTGCAAGCCAACCAGAATATTGCGTTGGGCCCCGTCAACCTGCGTGCCAGCGAGATCCGCCTGGGGCAGGCCTTTCCTTTAACGCTTACCTTGCCGCTGTCTGTGCAGGCGGATGGCAAGCAGGCCGTCCAGCTCGGCAACAAACTGCAGGCTTCGATGCTGCTGGACCCTGAGCGACAACTGTATCAACTGCATGATATGGATCTGCTCAGCACCATAGACGGTGTGACCAGACAGTCACTGCTACTGGAGATCAAGGGTGATGTGGATGCCGATCTGCAGCAACAGCAGGTGCGCCTACCCAACCTAAAACTGGCACTGAACGGCATGCAGGGTCAGCTTGATGCCACGGTCAAGGACTTGCAGAAGGCGCCAGCCCTGCAGGGTTCGCTGCAGCTCGCTGAGCTGAATCTGCGCAAATGGCTGTCAGATATCGGTATGTCTGTTTCTCTGCCTGATGAGAAAGCGTTGACGGCGGCTTCTATGACGACTGCGCTGATGGTGGACCGCCAACAGTTGTCACTGACTAATCTGACGGCCCGGCTGGATGAGAGCAAAATCAGTGGCAGCTTCCAGCAGCCCTTAAACAAGGGGCAAACCGAGTTCAAGCTGGGCATTGATCAGCTCAATCTGGATCGCTATCTCGCCAGCTCAGCATCGCCAGCCACCCAACCCGAGGCATCGAGCTCTACCACAGCAGCAGCTACCGCCAAGACCACAAGTGACACAGGCTATTCAAAGGCACCGATGCTGCCCGTTGAGGTATTGCAAAGGCTGAATCTGCGTGGCTCGGTGCAGCTGGGTAAGCTGACCTATCAGCAAGTTGCGATGTCGCAGGTCAAGTTCAATGTGGCAGCAGCAGCTGGAAAGCTGGTGGTTGATCAGGCCAGTGCGCAGATTGCCGAAGGCAAGGTTGCGCTTAAAGCACAGGTCGATGCGCAGAAGGTGCCGCTACGCAGTCAACTGCAGTTCAATGTCGATCATCTGGCGCTGGAGCAGGTGCAGACACTGCTGGGCAGCACCCAGCCTGCGGTCAACGGCATCGGCTCCATGAATGGCAGCCTGAGCATGAGCGGGAACTCGGTTTTTGACTGGGTTAACAGTCTCAACGGCTCGGCCAAGGCCAATGTCACGGATGGACGACTGAACAATATCAACCTTACTCAGCAAATCTGTGAGGGCATTGCCTTTGCCAATCAGGAAACGCTGACGGCCGCAGCAGACAGTGAGCACACCAGACTGACCAACGCCAGTCTGCAGGCGCAGTTCAACAATGGTGTCGCCCATATTGACTCGGCGCAGGGACAGCTGGTGGGGGCCAGTGCCAAAGGCTCAGGACAGATCAATCTTCCACAGCGACAGCTGGATATGGGGGTGGGTGTCGTGATTGAGGGTGACACCAGCCGTGAAGCCTGCACCATCAATCCTAAATTTCAGGGGTTGGAATGGCCCCTGCGTTGCCAGGGTAGCCTGGATGGTGATCCTGCCAAATGGTGCCGTCCCGATAAGGAAGGCTTTGCCAAGACGGTCACTTCCCTTGCCAGCAATGAAGCTAAACGCAAGGCGCAGAAAGAATTGAGCCGTGCGCTGGATAAACAATCCGATAAACTGAGCGAAAAGCTCGGTGGAGACAACGCCGAAGCAGTGAAAGGTTTACTCCAAGGATTATTCAAGAAGTGACCCCAGAGGTATTTCAGCGCGCTGTATTTGACTGGTTCGATCAGCATGGTCGCACCAGTCTGCCGTGGCAGCAGGACAAGACGCCCTATCGGGTGTGGGTATCGGAGATCATGCTGCAGCAGACGCAGGTAGCGACCGTTATCCCTTACTACCAACGCTTCATGGAGCGTTTTCCCGCCTTGCAGGATCTGGCTGAGGCTGAACAGGACGAAGTGCTGCATTTCTGGACTGGTCTCGGTTACTACAGCCGTGCCCGTAACCTGCATAAAGCCGCTCAGATTCTCTGGCGGCAGCACCATGGTGAATTTCCGGCAACGGTAGACGCTGTACAGGCGTTGCCGGGTATTGGTCGTTCGACTGCAGGAGCGATTCTGTCGATCAGTCGTGGTATTCGTGCACCGATTCTCGATGGCAACGTCAAGCGTGTGCTTACCCGTCTGCACGGTGTCGAAGGCTGGCCCGGCAGCAAGCCGGTAGAGGATTTGCTCTGGCGGCTGGCTGATTACTACACGCCTGACCGGCGTCTGCCGGACTATACCCAGGTGATGATGGATCTGGGGGCGACGCTCTGTACCCGTAGCAAACCTGCCTGTTTGCTATGCCCCTTAAAAGACCACTGCAAAGCTTATAGCATGGGCACTCCTACAGCCTTTCCCCATGCCAAACCGCGAAAAACGATACCGGAAAAGCACACTTACATGTTGCTGGTACATGATCGCCAGCAGCACAAGGTGTTGCTGGAAAAACGCCCGGCCAGCGGGATCTGGGGAGGTTTGTGGAGTCTGCCCGAGATGGCGTCCACAGAGCAGGCGGAGCAGTTTTGCGCGTGCTGGCAGGCGGAGCTGCATCAGCAGTCGTTACCTGCTGTGAAGCATACCTTCAGCCACTTCCATCTGCACATCACACCTTTGCTGGCACAGGGTGGCTCTGACAGTAAGCTCATGGAACCTGAGCGCTGGCTTTGGTATAACCTCGACGCCCCAGAGTCGGTAGGTTTGGCTGCGCCAGTCAAACGTCTGCTGGAGCAACTGGATGCACAGCGTTGAACTTTATCTGTAAAAGAGACTGATATGACTAGAACCGTATTCTGCCGTAAATATCAAAAGGACATGGACGGCATGGAGCGCCCGCCTTTTCCTGGCCCCAAAGGGCAGGATCTGTATGAGCATATTTCCAGACAAGCCTGGCAGGACTGGCTGGCGCATCAGACCATGCTGATCAATGAGAAGCGTCTGAACATGATGGACATGCAGTCACGAAAGTTACTGCAGGAAGAAATGGAAAAGTTCTTTGCCGGTGAAGACGTGACCAAGATTGAAGGCTACGTACCACCGAGTGAGAAATAACCGCTGATGCGGAATAAATTATTGAATTGCTTGACAACTTTTACAGAGACGCGTAAATTGCGCGGCGTTCGCTTGATGCGCTTAGGGATTGACACTCTGTGGTTTGTCCTTATAATACGCGCCTCGTTGCCCAGATAGCTCAGTCGGTAGAGCAGGGGATTGAAAATCCCCGTGTCGGTGGTTCGATTCCGCCTCTGGGCACCACCGCGGGAGTGGTGGAATTGGTAGACACACTGGATTTAGGTTCCAGCGCCGTAAGGCGTGAGAGTTCGAGTCTCTCCTCCCGCACCAAGTGAACAGATGTAGCCCAGATAGCTCAGTCGGTAGAGCAGGGGATTGAAAATCCCCGTGTCGGTGGTTCGATTCCGCCTCTGGGCACCACTTGAAGTCATCTGAAAGTGGTAAGACATCAGCGTAGTGTGCTTGACAAGTTAAAAAGTTTAAGTATGATACGCACCACTTTTCGAGCTGCATGCAGATGTGGCGGAATTGGTAGACGCGCTAGCTTCAGGTGCTAGTGTTCGTAAGGACGTGAGAGTTCGAGTCTCTCCATCTGCACCAATGCTCTCGTTAAGTGATTACAATCAGGCAGCTTCACATTGCAGATGTGGCGGAATTGGTAGACGCGCTAGCTTCAGGTGCTAGTGTTCGTAAGGACGTGAGAGTTCGAGTCTCTCCATCTGCACCACCTGATAAAGGTGCCAGTGAAGTATAAAAGGAAGTCGCGAAAGCGGCTTTTTTTGTTTCTTCTCCTCTCATATTCCCTGTGTCGGCTGTGTTCTGTAGCGGCACCACTGTATCTGATCCCCTTGTCTCTTCCTCTGGTTTGGACCTGTTAGTCTTCCTTGCGTTTGTGTGAAAAAAGCGTATAAAACGCAACTTCTTGCAGAAGCAGCGACAGGTTTTTATGCAAATTCGACTTTAGATGTACAACAGGCCCTTTCAGTAAGTACGCTGCCTGTTGTGTATTCCGTGGAAGGAAGACAGGTTAGTGGAACTGACAGGGTTATCCCCATCCGTTCTCCCGCACTATCTTACTTTCCCTCGTCGAACTGTCATTGTGCTGTCATCCATTGTCGATGTCATAACAGCATGTCATCTGATTTTTATTGTGAGCGAGGAAGGAACACGTGACTCAGCCGCAACGCTATATCGAGACCCTCTACGCAGGCTACGGTCAGTCTTTCACTATTGATAAGGTTCTGTTCGAGAGTAAAACCGAGCATCAGCACCTGATCATCTTCGAAAATTGCGATTTTGGTCGTGTCATGGCGCTGGACGGAGTGATTCAGACCACTGAGCGTGACGAGTTCATCTACCACGAAATGCTGACGCACGTACCGTTGTTTGCTCATGGCAAAGCCCGACGAGTGCTGATCATTGGTGGTGGTGACGGTGGTATTCTGCGTGAAGTGCTGCGTCATCCTGAAGTGGAGCAGGTGACCATGGTAGAGATCGATGCGCAGGTCATCGAGATGTGCAGAACCTACCTGCCGGGCCACTCTGACGGTGCTTTTGATGATCCTCGTGCGACTATTGTCATCAACGATGGGGTTGAGTTCGTCAACACAACCGATGAGCGCTACGACGTCATTATCTCTGACTCCACCGACCCGATGGGCCCGGGTGAAGTGCTGTTCTCCTCGCGTTTCTACAATGGCTGCAAGCGCTGCCTGAATGAAGGTGGCGTCATGGTGGCCCAGAACGGCGTGTGCTTCATGCAGCTGGGGGAAGTTTCGACCACCCGCAAGCGTATGGGGCTGGATTTCGCTGATCAGCAGTTCTATGCCGCTCCGGTACCCACTTATGTCGGTGGCATCATGACCCTGGCCTGGGGCAGTGATGATGCCGCTCTGCGCCAGCTTCCCGTGGAGGTCATCGCCGAGCGCGTCGCTCAGGCAGGTTTTAAAACCCGTTATTACACCCCAAGTATCCATGTGGGCGCGTTTGCTTTGCCCCAGTATGTAGTGGATGCCCTGGCGGGGTGTTGATAGCGGGTGTTACCCCTTGGGGAGAGCCGGTCTGTGCTTTCCCTGTCACTCTTTGATTGATCCGAGTTATCCGAACATTCCGGCTCCCTGAGCCGGTTGCTCCAGCCAGGTGCTGGCCGCCATCTAGAGAAAGGCAACGAATGCAATGAGCGCGTGGAACAGCCGCGATGCACTGAAACTTTACAACATCCCCTACTGGGGCAATGGATACTTTGACGTGAATGAAAGCGGTGAGGTGTTCGTCAAACCTCGTCGCGACAAGGCAGCTACGATAAATCTGCCGGAGCTATGCAAGCATTTAAGCGAGCAAGGAGTAGCGTTGCCTACTCTGGTGCGTTTTACCGACATATTGCATGATCGGGTGTCCTCGTTGTGTCAGGCTTTTCAGGAAGCCATTCAGTATTACAAGTATCGCGCGCAGTACACGGCCGTCTATCCGATCAAGGTCAACCAGCAGCAACAGGTGGTTGAAGGCATTCTGGCCGGACAGAAGAAAGATCCCAGCGTAACCCGTGTGGGTCTTGAGGCGGGCTCCAAGCCTGAACTGATGGCCGTACTGGCGCTGTCAGAGAACACCAACTCCTCCGTCATCATCTGCAACGGCTACAAGGATCGAGAATATATCCGTCTGGCTCTGATTGGCGAGGCGCTGGGCCATCAGGTCTATATCGTCATTGAGAAGGTATCCGAGCTGGATGTGGTACTGGAAGAAGCACGCCGTCTGCAGGTAACGCCAAGACTGGGTTTGCGTGCTCGTCTGGCCTCGCAGAGCAAAGGCAAATGGCAAACCTCCGGTGGTGAGAAGTCCAAGTTTGGCCTGTCTGCCCACCAGATTCTGCAGGTGGTCGAGCGTCTGCGTAAGGAAGAAGCGCTGGACTCCCTGCAGTTGCTGCATTTCCATCTGGGGTCACAGGTCGCCAACATTCGCGACATTCAGACCGGCCTGCGGGAGTGCGCCCGTTTCTACGCCGAACTGCGTCAGCTGGGTGCGCCCATCAGCGTGGTGGACGTCGGTGGCGGTCTGGGTGTCGACTACGAAGGTACCCGTTCTCAGAGCACCTGCTCCATCAACTACTCCATGTCGGAATACGCCAGCAATGTAGTGTACGCCATGGCGGAAGTCTGTGCTGAGCGTAACCTGCCGCATCCCAATATTGTCAGCGAGTCGGGTCGTGCACTGACTGCACACCATGCGGTGCTGCTGGCCAACGTGATTGATGTGGAGTCGCCCAAGGAGCTGCAGCCACCACGCCCCGGCGCGGCGGATCCGAAGATTCTGCACGCCCTGTGGGAGTCCTATCAGGAAGCTCTGCACAGTGCCGATGAACGTAACGTGGTGGAAATCTATCACGACACTATTTATGACGTGGCTGAGGTGCAGTCGCTGTATACCCACGGCCTGCTGTCGCTGACTGAACGCGCCAAGGCTGAGCAGATCTATCAGGCCATCTGTATGCAGATCCGGCCACTGCTGAGCCACAAGAACCGTGCTCACCGTGAAATCATCGATGAGCTGCACGCCAAGCTGGCGGACAAGCTGTTCGTCAACTTCTCGGTGTTCCAGTCACTGCCCGATGTCTGGGGTATCGATCAGGTCTTTCCGGTGCTGCCTATCAGCGGCCTGGACAAGGAGCCGACCTTCCGCGCGGTAGTGCAGGACATCACCTGTGATTCAGACGGCACTATCGACCAGTATGTGGATGGTCAGGGTATCGAGACCACCCTGCCAGTACCGGAATTTGATCCGGCCAATCCCTATGTGATGGGCTTCTTCCTGGTGGGTGCCTATCAGGAAATTCTGGGCGACATGCACAACCTGTTCGGCGACACCCATTCGGTTGACGTATCAGTCGATGAAGCGGGCGAGTGGGAAGTCAGCAAGGTGCTGATGGGCGATACCGTGGATCAGATTCTGGCCTACGTGAACTTCGACTCCCGCACCTTTGTTGAGGCCTACCGTCGTCAGCTGACCAAGTCCAGCCTCAGCAGCGAAACGCAGGCGGAATGTCTGGCCTTCCTCGAAGAGGGTCTGGCGGGTTACACCTATCTGGAAGAGTAATCGCCACCCGCGATCAGCTCAGAGGCTGACCAGCGATAAGCTCAGATGTTAAAAAATCCGGCTCCCTGAAAAGAGCCGGATTTTTTTATCTGTTTTCAGCCTCTGCCACACCGTTGCGGCATGTTCAGGCTTTCAGGCCAGCGCGGTGATAAACACCCTGACCGCCAGCAGGATCAGCACCACACCGCTAAGGCGGTCAATCAGTCGGGAGCGGGCGCGCAGTTTCTCCAGCACGGCGGGGTGTACCAGTAGCAGGGTAACCAGGGTGTACCACAACCCGTCGATCACGAAGGGAGTGGCGACCAGTGTGAAGTGGGCCAGGGTATCACTGCCCGGCTGCACAAACTGACTGAATAGCGCGATAAAAAACAGCGCCAGCTTGGGATTCAGCAGCGAGATCATCAGCCCGTCCCGTGCGGCCTGCGCTGCGCTCACCCTATTGCCGGCTTCCAGCGTCTGGGCAATGCCGCCCTGTGATGTCAGCGCACGGACTCCGAGATAGGCCAGATAGGCTGCGCCCAGCAAGGTCAGCACCGTGAACAGACGGGGCGACTGATGCAGCAGCACGGCCAGCCCAAACATCGTCAACAGTGCATACATACCGACCCCGGCGGCGTGAGCCCAGGCAATGGCAAAACCATTCCGCTTACCGCCTGCCAGTGCATGTCGGGTCACCATCGCGAGACTCGGGCCGGGTGACATGGCACCCAGCAAGCAAATCAGCAGCAAACCGCTCCAGGTACTCCAGCTCATCATGTTCCTCACAGGTAAGAACGTGTTCACGCGAGATCGTGAGCATGTTCCAGGGGTATGAGCCGGTTAGCCTACGAGACCTGGCTGATAAGGTGAAATCATAATTCGGAATACAGCTGATGATCAGGAATCATGACTGACTTTGTGTGCTATGGACTTTGACGCCATCGAGTACAGCGAGGCTTCAAAACACTGGAATACCACCTTACGCAGCCAGGTATGGCTGACATCATCGTGGTACTTGGGGTGCCACAGTAGCCAGTAGCGATGGGTGGGGCAGGGCAGATCGAATGGGCGATAGGTAATGGCATAGTCTGCCTGCATATTGCGGGCGATGTGCTCAGGGATGATCAGCAACAGCTCACTGCGGCTGATGATACGCAGTGCCGAGGTGAAGAAGGGAACATGCAGCCGGATACGGCGTGGCCGGCCCAGCTCTGCCAGAGCCAGATCGACAAAGCTGTCCTTGTCGCCACCCCCACTCAGGGACAGATGCTCACAGGCCAGCAGATCATCGACCGTCAACCGCTGTTGCTGCGCCAGTGGGTGATCCTGCCGCATCACACACACCGGCCCGTCTTCCCCCAGTGCCAGCCCTTCTAGCCCCGGCGGAATGGCCTCCAGCATGGTCGCCACCAGCTCCAGTGGCAGGTCGGCCAGTTGTGACAGCTGCTGGGGTAACCACAGCTGATAAGTCAGTTGCAGCTGCGGTGCCGCACCGGCCAGCGTGCTGAC
This Pokkaliibacter sp. MBI-7 DNA region includes the following protein-coding sequences:
- the hisA gene encoding 1-(5-phosphoribosyl)-5-[(5-phosphoribosylamino)methylideneamino]imidazole-4-carboxamide isomerase, with protein sequence MLVIPAIDLKDGQCVRLRQGRMDDSTVFSSDPVDMAGRWVEQGARRLHLVDLNGAFAGKPVNGDIVQRIAKAFPNLPIQIGGGIRSQEIIEAYLAAGVQYVIIGTKAVKEPEFVTEMCKRFPGHIIVGLDAKDGMVAIDGWAEVTSVTAVELAKRFRDDGVDSIVYTDISRDGMMQGVNVEATVALAQQSGLPVIASGGVTDMRDIEALAKVADQGIAGAITGRAIYEGTLDLRTAQALCDQSK
- the hisH gene encoding imidazole glycerol phosphate synthase subunit HisH → MSSVAVIDYGMGNLHSVAKALEHVKPGEQVLVSSDKAVIESADRVILPGVGAIRDCMGELTRLGLDQVVHQVAASGKPLLGICVGVQLLMEFSEENGGHDCLGIFPGKAHFFGDHLQDEGGEKLKVPHMGWNEVKQTVDHPLWQGIEQNSRFYFVHSYHIQAQQPEQVAGRCHYGLDFDVALFRDNVFAVQFHPEKSHSAGLQLLKNFLHWNGQPA
- the hisB gene encoding imidazoleglycerol-phosphate dehydratase HisB, with amino-acid sequence MAERTASVTRNTLETQITVTVNLDGSGQFKSVTGIPFLDHMLEQVARHGLIDLDIHANGDLHIDAHHTVEDLGITMGQAISKALGDKKGITRYGHSYVPLDEALSRVVIDFSGRPGLHFAVPFTRASINGLDTELFFEFFQGFVNHALMTLHIDNLKGHNSHHQAETVFKAFGRALRMALTADERMQGIMPSTKGCL
- a CDS encoding AsmA family protein, yielding MKATKIILWLLGALFGLLALVVIYLLVAFDPNDYRQRIGEMVQDKTGLQLEIKGPMSWSLFPQFAITLEDVQAGYPDRPTVATLQHASVSMDVPALISGRLSLSGLMVDGLVLDLNRDKTGANNWDRPSAASSPAARSTAEPGSQPASSASRSMALAIDDIDLQNVQVNYHDLQANQNIALGPVNLRASEIRLGQAFPLTLTLPLSVQADGKQAVQLGNKLQASMLLDPERQLYQLHDMDLLSTIDGVTRQSLLLEIKGDVDADLQQQQVRLPNLKLALNGMQGQLDATVKDLQKAPALQGSLQLAELNLRKWLSDIGMSVSLPDEKALTAASMTTALMVDRQQLSLTNLTARLDESKISGSFQQPLNKGQTEFKLGIDQLNLDRYLASSASPATQPEASSSTTAAATAKTTSDTGYSKAPMLPVEVLQRLNLRGSVQLGKLTYQQVAMSQVKFNVAAAAGKLVVDQASAQIAEGKVALKAQVDAQKVPLRSQLQFNVDHLALEQVQTLLGSTQPAVNGIGSMNGSLSMSGNSVFDWVNSLNGSAKANVTDGRLNNINLTQQICEGIAFANQETLTAAADSEHTRLTNASLQAQFNNGVAHIDSAQGQLVGASAKGSGQINLPQRQLDMGVGVVIEGDTSREACTINPKFQGLEWPLRCQGSLDGDPAKWCRPDKEGFAKTVTSLASNEAKRKAQKELSRALDKQSDKLSEKLGGDNAEAVKGLLQGLFKK
- the mutY gene encoding A/G-specific adenine glycosylase; the encoded protein is MTPEVFQRAVFDWFDQHGRTSLPWQQDKTPYRVWVSEIMLQQTQVATVIPYYQRFMERFPALQDLAEAEQDEVLHFWTGLGYYSRARNLHKAAQILWRQHHGEFPATVDAVQALPGIGRSTAGAILSISRGIRAPILDGNVKRVLTRLHGVEGWPGSKPVEDLLWRLADYYTPDRRLPDYTQVMMDLGATLCTRSKPACLLCPLKDHCKAYSMGTPTAFPHAKPRKTIPEKHTYMLLVHDRQQHKVLLEKRPASGIWGGLWSLPEMASTEQAEQFCACWQAELHQQSLPAVKHTFSHFHLHITPLLAQGGSDSKLMEPERWLWYNLDAPESVGLAAPVKRLLEQLDAQR
- a CDS encoding oxidative damage protection protein, translated to MTRTVFCRKYQKDMDGMERPPFPGPKGQDLYEHISRQAWQDWLAHQTMLINEKRLNMMDMQSRKLLQEEMEKFFAGEDVTKIEGYVPPSEK
- the speE gene encoding polyamine aminopropyltransferase, with the protein product MTQPQRYIETLYAGYGQSFTIDKVLFESKTEHQHLIIFENCDFGRVMALDGVIQTTERDEFIYHEMLTHVPLFAHGKARRVLIIGGGDGGILREVLRHPEVEQVTMVEIDAQVIEMCRTYLPGHSDGAFDDPRATIVINDGVEFVNTTDERYDVIISDSTDPMGPGEVLFSSRFYNGCKRCLNEGGVMVAQNGVCFMQLGEVSTTRKRMGLDFADQQFYAAPVPTYVGGIMTLAWGSDDAALRQLPVEVIAERVAQAGFKTRYYTPSIHVGAFALPQYVVDALAGC
- the speA gene encoding biosynthetic arginine decarboxylase encodes the protein MSAWNSRDALKLYNIPYWGNGYFDVNESGEVFVKPRRDKAATINLPELCKHLSEQGVALPTLVRFTDILHDRVSSLCQAFQEAIQYYKYRAQYTAVYPIKVNQQQQVVEGILAGQKKDPSVTRVGLEAGSKPELMAVLALSENTNSSVIICNGYKDREYIRLALIGEALGHQVYIVIEKVSELDVVLEEARRLQVTPRLGLRARLASQSKGKWQTSGGEKSKFGLSAHQILQVVERLRKEEALDSLQLLHFHLGSQVANIRDIQTGLRECARFYAELRQLGAPISVVDVGGGLGVDYEGTRSQSTCSINYSMSEYASNVVYAMAEVCAERNLPHPNIVSESGRALTAHHAVLLANVIDVESPKELQPPRPGAADPKILHALWESYQEALHSADERNVVEIYHDTIYDVAEVQSLYTHGLLSLTERAKAEQIYQAICMQIRPLLSHKNRAHREIIDELHAKLADKLFVNFSVFQSLPDVWGIDQVFPVLPISGLDKEPTFRAVVQDITCDSDGTIDQYVDGQGIETTLPVPEFDPANPYVMGFFLVGAYQEILGDMHNLFGDTHSVDVSVDEAGEWEVSKVLMGDTVDQILAYVNFDSRTFVEAYRRQLTKSSLSSETQAECLAFLEEGLAGYTYLEE
- a CDS encoding LysE family translocator, producing the protein MMSWSTWSGLLLICLLGAMSPGPSLAMVTRHALAGGKRNGFAIAWAHAAGVGMYALLTMFGLAVLLHQSPRLFTVLTLLGAAYLAYLGVRALTSQGGIAQTLEAGNRVSAAQAARDGLMISLLNPKLALFFIALFSQFVQPGSDTLAHFTLVATPFVIDGLWYTLVTLLLVHPAVLEKLRARSRLIDRLSGVVLILLAVRVFITALA
- a CDS encoding LysR family transcriptional regulator, with amino-acid sequence MLPANLNLLRTLAVLLEEQHVTRAAERLCLTQSAVSRQLLQLRQALADPLLVRDGNRLLPTPRALAVQAQLRPLLQQCDALFSPQQFDPQLWQGHVRMASSDYAAHYILPDIVSTLAGAAPQLQLTYQLWLPQQLSQLADLPLELVATMLEAIPPGLEGLALGEDGPVCVMRQDHPLAQQQRLTVDDLLACEHLSLSGGGDKDSFVDLALAELGRPRRIRLHVPFFTSALRIISRSELLLIIPEHIARNMQADYAITYRPFDLPCPTHRYWLLWHPKYHDDVSHTWLRKVVFQCFEASLYSMASKSIAHKVSHDS